In a genomic window of Paracoccaceae bacterium:
- a CDS encoding M48 family metalloprotease, with the protein MAVPLHAQGLLRDGDLEYGLKQLAAPILSAAGLSPSRVKILVVNNSSLNAFVVSNDAIYLHYGLINRMETAAMLQAVIAHEAAHIVNGHLTRRMTNLSSTRTASGLGLALAAIAAAAGAGNAAGGIALGTQSSAQARFFKHTRAEEASADQSGIRFMKSGGVDPRGMLDVLQIFSGQEVLSETRQDPYLRSHPLSRDRVRAVQGFTAAYGHAANENPAYAYWFERVKGKLSAYTRAPKWTLRRLKDSPYADVRLLREAIAEHRQSRTTQALGAIDAAISMRPDDPFLHDQRGQILIETRNFQAAVAAYGRAVQLAPNDALVLSGYGRALLATNEIERARKALEKARSIDFRDGSMLRDLSIAYAKSDQLGMASLVTAERYALTGRMEDAEIHAKRALGLLSTGTTAWQRAQDVLIDAERAEKRR; encoded by the coding sequence ATGGCTGTCCCCTTGCACGCGCAAGGGTTGCTGCGAGACGGTGATCTGGAATACGGGCTTAAGCAACTGGCGGCCCCAATTCTAAGCGCCGCCGGCCTAAGCCCCTCCCGCGTCAAGATTCTGGTGGTCAACAACAGTTCGCTCAACGCATTTGTGGTCAGCAATGACGCGATTTACTTGCACTACGGCCTGATCAATCGCATGGAAACAGCCGCCATGCTACAGGCTGTAATCGCGCATGAAGCGGCCCATATTGTGAACGGACATTTGACCCGTCGCATGACCAATCTTTCCAGCACGCGGACAGCCTCAGGACTTGGGCTTGCCCTCGCCGCCATTGCCGCCGCCGCGGGCGCCGGCAACGCAGCAGGCGGTATCGCGCTTGGCACGCAAAGTTCCGCACAGGCGCGCTTTTTCAAGCACACGCGGGCCGAAGAGGCATCGGCGGACCAATCGGGTATTCGCTTCATGAAATCTGGCGGGGTTGACCCAAGGGGAATGTTGGATGTGCTCCAGATCTTTAGCGGTCAGGAAGTTTTATCGGAGACAAGGCAGGATCCCTATTTACGCAGTCATCCCTTGTCGCGCGACCGGGTGCGTGCCGTGCAGGGTTTTACCGCCGCATATGGCCATGCAGCAAACGAGAACCCGGCATATGCCTATTGGTTTGAACGCGTTAAAGGAAAGCTGAGCGCTTATACGCGCGCACCAAAATGGACCCTAAGGCGGCTCAAGGACAGTCCTTATGCCGATGTGCGGTTGCTGCGCGAAGCGATTGCGGAACATCGCCAATCTCGCACGACACAGGCCCTGGGCGCCATAGACGCGGCAATCTCGATGCGGCCCGATGATCCCTTTCTGCATGATCAACGTGGCCAAATCCTGATCGAAACACGTAATTTTCAGGCAGCCGTAGCGGCCTATGGACGTGCCGTGCAGCTCGCGCCCAATGATGCTTTGGTTCTTTCAGGATATGGGCGGGCACTGCTGGCAACCAATGAAATTGAGCGCGCGCGCAAGGCGCTGGAGAAAGCGCGCTCGATTGATTTCCGGGATGGATCCATGCTGCGCGATCTTTCAATTGCCTATGCAAAATCCGATCAGCTGGGGATGGCGTCGCTTGTAACGGCCGAGCGTTACGCCTTGACCGGACGCATGGAGGACGCGGAAATTCATGCAAAACGTGCTTTGGGATTATTGTCGACGGGGACAACCGCTTGGCAACGCGCTCAGGATGTGTTGATTGACGCAGAGCGCGCGGAAAAAAGGAGATGA
- a CDS encoding DsbA family protein translates to MKTRILPALLTAVVLAGPAVALDLETMTDEDRALFRSEVRNYLMENPEVIMEAVQALENRQAEAQAQADQSLVTDNAQAIFDDGFSFVGGNPDGDITLVEFMDYRCGYCKRAYGEVEKLLETDGNIRFVVKEFPILGEQSVLASRFVIAAKQLEGAQAYKSLHDALMEFNGDITLPALRRLSATFELDADAIEARMNDASVTQEIADTRALAQKLRITGTPTFVMQDELLRGYLPYDQMRDLLEEKRDL, encoded by the coding sequence ATGAAAACAAGAATACTACCGGCCTTACTGACTGCGGTTGTGCTCGCAGGTCCCGCTGTTGCGCTGGATCTAGAAACCATGACCGATGAGGACCGCGCGCTGTTTCGATCCGAAGTGCGAAACTACCTCATGGAAAATCCTGAAGTGATCATGGAAGCTGTTCAGGCTCTCGAAAACCGTCAGGCGGAAGCTCAGGCGCAGGCCGATCAATCCTTGGTCACGGACAATGCGCAAGCAATTTTTGATGACGGGTTTTCGTTTGTCGGCGGCAATCCGGATGGCGACATCACACTTGTAGAGTTCATGGACTATCGCTGTGGGTACTGCAAACGGGCTTACGGCGAAGTTGAAAAACTTTTGGAAACAGACGGAAATATTCGTTTCGTCGTTAAAGAATTCCCGATTCTGGGTGAGCAATCCGTTTTGGCTTCACGGTTTGTGATTGCTGCCAAGCAACTGGAGGGCGCGCAAGCCTACAAAAGCCTGCATGATGCTTTGATGGAATTTAATGGTGACATCACTCTGCCCGCCCTGAGACGTTTGTCCGCGACATTTGAATTAGATGCCGACGCGATCGAGGCGCGTATGAATGATGCTTCGGTTACTCAGGAAATTGCCGACACGCGCGCCTTGGCTCAAAAACTACGCATCACAGGCACACCAACTTTTGTCATGCAAGACGAGCTGTTACGCGGCTATCTCCCCTATGATCAGATGCGCGATCTTCTGGAAGAAAAACGTGACCTCTGA
- the ispG gene encoding flavodoxin-dependent (E)-4-hydroxy-3-methylbut-2-enyl-diphosphate synthase, with translation MSLNHVRPWRNIYRRTSRQIMVGNVPVGGDAPISVQTMTNTLTTDVRGTIAQIEAAVDAGVDIVRVSVPDKESSASLREIVREVTVPIVADIHFHYKRGIEAAEAGAACLRINPGNIGDESRVKEVIKAARDNNCSIRIGVNAGSLEKHLLDKYGEPCPDAMVESGLDHIKILQDNDFHEFKISCKASDVFMAAAAYQQLADATDAPIHLGITEAGGLTSGTIKSAIGLGNLLWMGIGDTIRVSLSADPVEEVKVGYEILKSLGLRHRGVNIISCPSCARQGFDVIKTVEKLEKRLEHIKTPMSLSIIGCVVNGPGEALMTDVGFTGGGAGSGMVYLAGKQSHKLDNDSMIEHIVEQVEKKAAALDAEAALLDAAE, from the coding sequence GTGTCGCTGAACCACGTGCGCCCATGGCGCAATATTTATCGCCGTACGTCGCGCCAGATCATGGTCGGCAATGTGCCAGTAGGCGGAGATGCACCGATTTCAGTGCAAACCATGACCAACACGCTGACGACAGATGTGCGCGGTACAATTGCTCAAATCGAAGCCGCTGTGGACGCCGGTGTTGACATCGTTCGCGTATCTGTGCCGGATAAAGAGTCGTCCGCATCCTTGCGCGAGATCGTACGTGAAGTCACAGTTCCGATAGTTGCAGACATCCACTTTCACTATAAACGAGGCATCGAAGCGGCCGAGGCAGGCGCTGCATGCTTGAGGATCAATCCGGGCAATATCGGCGATGAGTCGCGGGTAAAGGAAGTGATCAAAGCGGCGCGGGACAATAATTGTTCGATCCGCATCGGGGTCAATGCGGGCAGTCTTGAAAAACATCTGCTGGACAAATACGGTGAACCCTGTCCGGACGCGATGGTCGAATCCGGGCTCGACCATATCAAGATCCTGCAGGACAATGATTTTCACGAATTCAAAATCAGCTGCAAAGCCTCTGATGTCTTCATGGCGGCAGCGGCCTATCAACAATTGGCTGATGCGACCGATGCGCCGATTCATCTTGGCATAACGGAAGCAGGAGGTCTGACTTCGGGGACGATCAAATCGGCCATTGGTCTGGGAAATTTGCTGTGGATGGGAATTGGAGACACGATCCGTGTCAGCCTCTCTGCGGATCCGGTCGAAGAAGTAAAGGTGGGATACGAGATCCTGAAATCTCTGGGTTTGCGCCATCGCGGCGTGAATATCATCAGTTGCCCAAGCTGCGCGCGGCAAGGCTTTGACGTCATAAAAACAGTGGAAAAGCTGGAAAAAAGACTGGAACACATCAAGACACCCATGAGTCTGAGCATCATCGGATGCGTGGTCAATGGGCCCGGTGAGGCGCTCATGACAGATGTCGGTTTTACCGGAGGTGGTGCTGGCTCTGGCATGGTTTATTTGGCAGGCAAGCAAAGCCACAAGCTCGACAACGACTCAATGATCGAGCACATCGTCGAGCAGGTTGAGAAAAAGGCCGCAGCGCTTGATGCCGAAGCAGCCCTTTTGGATGCTGCCGAATAA
- a CDS encoding DUF4115 domain-containing protein produces MIGRRHSKGVEEDVERKAFDDFELRLGDVMRGERATIGKSLLDVQRELRIKASYIAAIENCDPDAFDTPGFIAGYVRSYARYLGMDPDKAFDTFCEESGFTVAHGMSSKASVVRKSPKEQRSVGLGDGDMFSRSKTPFTPSGEGFFSGIEPSAIGSSLVLVALISAIGFGGYSVLQEVQRVQVAPVEQTPVVLSDLDPLDGVLAAVPDATGSTVTPGAMDQPRLDALDQLYRPQALDVPVLTARDAPISTIDPRTIGNFASVEKDVVPPTNSFAGSIDAAVSASLAEQPTIPQVVQKPGPALRMIAVRPSWVRVSAADGTVIFETIMEPGETWDAPLSEAPPTLRTGESGAIYFSLSGEYYGPVGETGVVTSKLPLDVDALKTRYSIADLAADEALATTVVQLQAPLGTVDE; encoded by the coding sequence ATGATTGGGCGTAGGCACTCCAAAGGTGTTGAGGAAGATGTCGAACGCAAGGCGTTCGATGACTTCGAATTGCGCCTTGGCGATGTTATGCGCGGCGAGCGTGCAACAATAGGTAAATCGTTGCTGGATGTTCAGCGGGAGCTTCGGATTAAAGCGTCATATATCGCCGCCATCGAAAACTGCGATCCCGACGCCTTTGATACACCGGGCTTTATTGCTGGCTACGTGCGATCATATGCCAGATATCTGGGGATGGACCCAGATAAGGCGTTTGATACTTTCTGCGAGGAAAGTGGGTTCACCGTTGCTCATGGCATGTCATCAAAAGCCTCCGTGGTCAGAAAATCACCCAAAGAGCAGCGATCTGTTGGTCTGGGTGACGGCGACATGTTCAGCAGGTCCAAAACACCTTTCACGCCGTCGGGAGAGGGCTTCTTCTCCGGTATAGAACCCAGTGCCATTGGCTCCTCTCTGGTATTGGTTGCCTTGATCTCGGCGATTGGCTTCGGCGGCTATTCTGTCCTTCAAGAGGTGCAGCGCGTTCAAGTCGCGCCTGTCGAGCAGACCCCGGTTGTGCTTTCCGATCTGGACCCTCTGGACGGCGTGCTTGCAGCGGTTCCGGATGCAACCGGATCGACAGTGACACCGGGCGCCATGGATCAACCCAGGTTGGACGCGCTGGACCAGTTGTACCGGCCTCAGGCGCTTGATGTGCCGGTTTTGACCGCCCGCGACGCACCAATATCCACAATTGATCCGCGCACGATTGGAAATTTTGCAAGCGTCGAAAAAGACGTTGTACCCCCGACCAACTCCTTTGCGGGATCAATCGACGCGGCAGTTTCTGCCAGCCTTGCTGAACAGCCGACAATACCGCAAGTCGTGCAGAAACCCGGTCCAGCCCTGCGCATGATTGCAGTTCGCCCGTCATGGGTGCGTGTCAGCGCGGCAGACGGAACGGTGATTTTTGAAACCATTATGGAACCTGGCGAAACCTGGGATGCTCCGTTGAGCGAAGCCCCACCCACATTGCGTACCGGCGAAAGTGGTGCAATCTATTTTTCGCTCAGCGGTGAGTATTACGGACCCGTTGGCGAAACTGGCGTTGTCACATCCAAGCTACCGCTTGATGTCGACGCACTAAAGACACGTTATTCGATAGCGGACCTTGCAGCGGACGAAGCCCTTGCCACGACTGTGGTTCAGCTACAAGCGCCGTTGGGCACGGTAGACGAATAA
- the hemA gene encoding 5-aminolevulinate synthase, whose translation MSYNDQLDQAIARLHTEGRYRTFIDIERHNGQFPHATRTCPDGSTQDVTVWCGNDYLGMGQHPVVLDAMHEALDATGAGSGGTRNISGTTVYHKRLETELADLHGKESALLFTSAYIANDATLSTLPKLFPGLIIYSDALNHASMIEGVRRNGGAKRIFRHNDIEHLRELLAADDPAAPKIIAFESIYSMDGDFAPIEAICELADEFGALTYIDEVHAVGMYGPRGAGVAERDRLMHRLDIINGTLAKAFGVMGGYISASAKMCDAIRSYAPGFIFTTSLPPAVAAGAAASVAFLKNAPELREAHQTQARILKLRLKGLGLPIIDHGSHIVPVMVGDPVHTQKLSDMLLEDHGIYVQPINFPTVPRGTERLRFTPSPIHGPDEMDSLVHAMDGLWSHCALNRAEEAG comes from the coding sequence GTGAGCTATAACGACCAGTTGGACCAGGCTATTGCGCGCCTGCACACTGAGGGACGCTACAGGACGTTCATAGATATTGAACGTCACAACGGTCAATTCCCCCATGCCACGCGCACCTGTCCCGATGGCAGCACACAAGACGTTACTGTATGGTGTGGCAATGATTACCTCGGCATGGGGCAGCACCCGGTTGTGCTTGATGCGATGCATGAAGCGCTCGATGCAACAGGTGCAGGATCTGGCGGAACGCGGAACATCTCCGGGACCACGGTCTATCACAAACGGCTCGAAACCGAGCTCGCAGATCTGCATGGCAAAGAATCAGCGCTGCTTTTTACATCTGCATACATCGCCAATGATGCAACTCTTTCAACTTTGCCTAAACTTTTCCCCGGATTAATCATCTATTCTGATGCGCTCAATCATGCTTCCATGATCGAAGGCGTGCGCCGCAATGGTGGTGCCAAACGCATCTTCCGTCACAATGATATTGAGCATTTGCGCGAACTGCTCGCAGCTGATGATCCTGCGGCACCAAAGATTATCGCCTTTGAATCGATTTATTCCATGGACGGTGATTTTGCACCGATTGAAGCGATCTGCGAACTGGCAGATGAATTCGGCGCTTTGACTTACATCGATGAGGTGCATGCCGTCGGCATGTATGGCCCACGCGGCGCTGGCGTTGCAGAACGCGATCGTTTGATGCACAGGCTTGATATCATCAACGGTACACTGGCCAAGGCCTTTGGCGTCATGGGCGGCTACATCTCTGCGTCTGCTAAAATGTGTGATGCCATAAGGTCTTACGCGCCTGGTTTCATCTTTACAACGTCGCTTCCGCCTGCTGTCGCGGCGGGCGCTGCGGCCTCTGTAGCCTTTTTAAAAAATGCCCCTGAACTGCGCGAGGCGCACCAGACGCAAGCGCGCATTCTGAAGCTGAGGCTGAAGGGGCTTGGTTTGCCGATCATTGATCATGGCAGTCACATTGTGCCGGTCATGGTGGGCGATCCGGTGCATACTCAGAAATTGAGCGACATGCTGCTCGAAGACCATGGCATTTACGTCCAGCCGATCAATTTTCCAACCGTACCGCGGGGCACCGAGCGTTTGCGCTTTACTCCGTCGCCGATACACGGCCCGGACGAAATGGATTCTCTGGTGCACGCAATGGATGGGTTGTGGTCACATTGTGCGCTAAATCGCGCCGAAGAGGCGGGCTAG
- a CDS encoding M20/M25/M40 family metallo-hydrolase — translation MSLDAVLSRIDADLPAATDRLLELLRIPSISTDPAFKDACDQAADWLVTDLNRLGIATQKRSTPGHPMVVGHIDGPGPHLLFYGHYDVQPVDPLDLWDNDPFDPKIEDTAKGRVIRGRGSSDDKGQLMTFIEACRAWKAEHGSLPCKITFFFEGEEESGSPSLVPFMEENAQELKSDIALICDTGLFESKTPAIVTMLRGLLGEEITITGPDVDLHSGMYGGVAINPIRVMSRIIAALHDEEGRITVPGFYDGVPELSDEMEAQWQGLAFDHAGFLGDVGLSYPAGEQDRTPLEMIWSRPTCEVNGIWGGYTGDGFKTVLPAMAQAKISFRLVGDQDPLLIRENFRAMVREMLPEDCEVSFSEHGASKASMTETDDPSFEAARRALSDEWQVPAAYVGCGGSIPIAGFFQNILGTTPMLVGFGKDDDAIHSPNEKYDLESFHKGIRSWARILAALAT, via the coding sequence ATGTCTTTAGACGCCGTTTTATCCCGAATTGATGCTGATCTGCCTGCAGCAACGGACCGCCTTCTTGAGTTGCTGCGTATCCCCTCCATCTCAACAGATCCCGCATTCAAAGATGCCTGTGATCAGGCGGCAGACTGGTTGGTCACGGATCTGAACCGCCTTGGCATTGCCACCCAGAAACGTTCGACGCCGGGGCACCCGATGGTGGTCGGACATATTGATGGCCCGGGTCCGCACTTACTGTTTTACGGTCACTATGACGTGCAACCTGTTGATCCGCTTGACCTTTGGGACAACGATCCTTTTGATCCGAAGATAGAAGATACCGCCAAAGGACGTGTCATTCGCGGACGCGGTTCTTCTGATGACAAGGGCCAGTTGATGACGTTCATTGAGGCCTGCCGCGCCTGGAAAGCCGAACATGGCAGCTTGCCTTGCAAGATCACGTTCTTCTTTGAGGGGGAAGAAGAGAGCGGCTCCCCTTCCCTTGTGCCCTTCATGGAGGAAAACGCCCAGGAGCTGAAATCTGACATCGCGCTGATCTGTGACACCGGGCTTTTTGAAAGCAAGACACCAGCGATTGTGACCATGCTGCGTGGTTTGCTGGGCGAAGAGATCACGATCACCGGACCGGATGTGGATTTGCATTCAGGAATGTATGGCGGTGTGGCGATCAATCCCATCCGCGTGATGTCACGCATCATCGCTGCGCTGCATGACGAAGAAGGGCGCATCACCGTTCCGGGATTTTATGATGGCGTACCGGAGCTTTCCGACGAGATGGAAGCGCAATGGCAGGGGTTGGCCTTTGATCATGCAGGGTTTCTGGGAGATGTGGGACTGTCCTACCCAGCGGGCGAGCAGGACCGCACGCCACTGGAGATGATCTGGTCGCGCCCAACCTGCGAAGTCAACGGGATTTGGGGCGGATACACGGGCGATGGCTTTAAAACCGTCCTGCCCGCCATGGCACAGGCAAAGATCAGTTTCCGACTGGTTGGCGATCAGGATCCGCTTTTGATCCGGGAAAATTTCCGCGCAATGGTACGCGAGATGCTGCCCGAAGACTGTGAGGTCAGTTTTAGTGAACATGGCGCCAGCAAAGCCTCGATGACCGAAACCGACGATCCCAGTTTTGAAGCGGCGCGTCGCGCCCTGAGCGACGAGTGGCAAGTACCAGCGGCCTATGTCGGGTGCGGCGGGTCGATTCCGATTGCAGGCTTCTTCCAGAATATTCTGGGAACAACGCCGATGTTAGTCGGTTTCGGCAAGGACGATGATGCGATCCATTCGCCGAATGAAAAGTACGATTTGGAGAGTTTCCACAAAGGGATCCGCAGTTGGGCGCGTATTCTGGCGGCACTCGCAACGTGA